The Blattabacterium cuenoti genome includes the window GATTTCATATCATTCTATAGAAGATAGAATCATTAAATATTTTTTTAAAAAGGGTATTATAATAAATAATAAAATTTTTAAAACTATTCCATTCAAAATGATACATAAAAAAGTCATTAAACCGAGTTTTCAAGAGATCATAAAAAATCCACGATCTAGAAGCGCTAAACTAAGAATCGCAGAAAAGACTAATAATATCATAAAATGAAAACAAATATACAAGATATCCTGAAAGGAAAATTTTTAGTAAAAGAAGATGCTTATCGTAGTTGGAATTTTATTGTTTTTATTACTGTACTATCTTTAATTAGTATTACCAGTTCACATATGATGGATAGAAAAATTCGAAAAATAACTAAAATTAGTGAAGAAATAAAGGAATTAAA containing:
- a CDS encoding FtsL-like putative cell division protein; the protein is MKTNIQDILKGKFLVKEDAYRSWNFIVFITVLSLISITSSHMMDRKIRKITKISEEIKELKSEYADIHSKCMKMQLASFIRKKLVNGLKHTESPPYELVIEDQKSIDKTTRK